The segment TCATCACCACCACGGTCGCTCTTGGTTATGACGCGCGGTTTTATCGGGCGGTGATGGTGGAAGAGACAAATAAGAACTACATCACCACAGCACGAGCAAAAGGAGCATCGAAAACCCGCGTGATGTTTGGGCACCTGCTGAAAAATGCCATGATTCCCATCACCACTCACATCGCAGCGACCATTCCGTTTCTCATTACAGGGTCTCTGGTGATCGAACAATTCTTTACCATACCGGGGATGGGTCTGACATTAATCCAGGCGGTTCAAAATAACGATTTCCCAATCGTACAGGCATTCACGGCAGTGTTGGCGGGCATTTATATCATCACTAATATTCTGACCGACGTCGTCTACGCCTGGCTCGATCCTCGTATCCGATTGACCTGATGCTGCACCATCGCACCATCGAGATTCCTTTTCAAACAGATATTTCTTCAACCGTTAACCACTGGCCGGCTTTATGAACATCCGACAGACCCGCTTTTGGAAACATCTGATGCGGGATAAATTCGCTTTACTCGCGCTCGGTGTGATTGTGATTTACTTTCTCGTCGCATTGGTCGTCTGGTTCAACCGATCAGAACTGGCGACATTGAGTACATTTCGCGTGGGTCCCGCCAATATGCCTGGCTTCACGACTCCGACAATCGAGCAGCGGATTGACTTCACGGAGTTTTATCTGGAATCGATCTCCGGCGCCCTTCGCAAATCCGATCCGGAAGCAGCCTTACGCGAGATCGACATTGTAAAACTGAATATCGTCGAGATACCCGTGGCTGAGATACAGAAAAACGCCGACCAAGCTTATGTTTCTTTTGACAAGCTGCTCGCCTCTGAGGAAGGCGGATTCGATCTCGAATTGTTACAGCAATTTGAATCACAGGTCGATGCGTTCTACGTCGAGCCTTCAGGTTGGGATGGCTTCGTGCGGAGCTTTCTCCTGGTGCTGGGGACAGACCGACAGGGGAGATCGATCTCGCTCCGGGCGATGTTCTCCACACTCGTCGCGATACAAATCGGTTTTGTGACCGCCTTCGTTTCCGTTTTCATCGGAACATTGCTCGGCACCGCCGCCGGATTATACGGGGGCATGTTGGACCACGTCGTCATCTGGCTATACACCACATTCTCCTCGATTCCAAATATCGTGTTGCTGGTCCTGTTGGCTTATATGTTCAAGGGTTCGACGTACGACAATACTCTGCTTCCCGTTTACGTTGCCTTTTGCGCCACGTACTGGATCGGAGTCTGTCGCGTGATTCGAGGTGAGACGATCAAAATCCGCGATCTGGAATACGTCGACGCAGCACGCGTGCTTGGTCTCAGTAAGTTTTATACCTTATGGCGACATATCTGGCCGAATGTCTCGCACCTGATGCTCATCAACTTCTCGCTCCTGTTTATTGGTGCCATTAAGTCGGAAGTCATCCTCAGCTTCCTTGGATTGGGAGTAAAAGAAGTTCCCAGTTGGGGGATTATGATCAGTCAATCAAGTTCCGAAGTAGTAAACGGTTTCTTTTGGCAAATCGGCACGGCGACCGCTTTTATGTTTTTTCTGGTAGTCGCGTTCAATATCGTCTCCGATTTCCTCCAGGATGTATTCGATCCCAAACATATATAAAAGACTCAAATTGAAGAGGGAGAGAGTCAAAACTGTTTTTTCCGCATTTTCTCCCCTCAGGCGTTAAGCCGTTTGTTACAATTGAACCAGGTGACCGCACCTTGATCTTAGGAATTTGTCGGGTCATTGTCTGGCTGTTTTCCATAGCCTCCGTCGTTTACCTACCAATTATTTCGCTGTCAATAAATTCGAGATTGGGATACTTTTCATGGCACAGGCAATTGTCAATCCTGAGGACCTGCGGCGGTTCGCCCAGACATTGAAGAAATTCAATAACGAACTGACCAATCAGGCATCGATGATCAACAATCAACTGGAAACGCTGAGCAACACATGGCGTGACCAGGAGAACCGTAAGTTCGCCGATGAATTCCAGGGCCACCTGAAAATCCTCGCCCGCTTTATCGAGAACAATGAAGAACACATTCCGTATCTGCTTCGTAAAGCGGAACGAATCGAAGATTACCTGCAACAACGCTAAATTCGGTTGGGGGGTGCTGACAATTTCTGTTGCAGCCTCGCTTTTGTTTCTTCCCGCTCACGAAAGGACCTGCGACAATGTCGACAAATGCCAAGGTTCATTCCTTTGAAGCTATTAAACGCTTCCATGGTTCTCTGATTATCTTCGCGGAAGAAGCAACCGGTTCGCTCGGCTCGCTGCACCAGGAAATTGTCCGGATCATGCAGTGGCTCACCCACGAACAACCTTCCTACTGGAAGAAGCAAATCCAAAAAGGGTTTGAAGAAGTTGCCGCTGCCAAGGCGGCATTATCTCGTGCCAAGATGAAGAATTTCGACGGGAATCCTGCCTCCTGTATCGAAGAAAAGAAAGCCCTCCAGAAGGCGAAATGGGCTCTCGATCATGCGCAGAAACAGATTGATGTGGTCCGGCACTGGGGCATTAAGATGCAACAGGAATCAGACGAATATCGCGGTCGGCTGGCTCGTTTGGAAACGATGGTGAACCTTGAAATCCCCCGAATGCTGGCACTGCTTGAGAATATGGTGACCGCTCTGGAGGCCTACGCCGCTATTCAGACTGTCGAAACAAACCGTATGGCAGGAAACGACGAACAATCTCGACAACAAAGAGCAGTCGGGAACAAACAGGCTCAGGAACAACCTGCTCCGAAGTCAGAAGAAGCTGTTTCAACTGAAACCGCAGCTCAATCGGCAGCTCAACCGACAAATCAGCCCGTGCCGGAGGAACATCAATGAAAACTAACAATTTCAGTGGCGTAATTGGTCGATTAAACGAGGCGATGGAAGAGCTGCTCGCCAGCTGGCAGGAAACCAAGGTGCAGTGGAATGACCACAACAGCCATCAGTTTGAAGAGAATTACCTGATCCCCCTGTATAACGCGACACGGCAGACGGTCGAATCGACCCGCATGATGAATGAAACTACCCGTAAGGCGGTTCAAGAGTGTACCCGGGGCCCATTTGAGTCGAGTTAACCGCTTTCCAACTGCAGATCAGCCGCCAAACTGGACTTCGCTACCTCTTCCAGACATTCCAATTTGTTTTTGCAGCGAGGCCAATTCGTTCTCCCAGACAGGGCAGTCCATCTTGACACAAAACCGGAAC is part of the Polystyrenella longa genome and harbors:
- a CDS encoding ABC transporter permease — translated: MRDKFALLALGVIVIYFLVALVVWFNRSELATLSTFRVGPANMPGFTTPTIEQRIDFTEFYLESISGALRKSDPEAALREIDIVKLNIVEIPVAEIQKNADQAYVSFDKLLASEEGGFDLELLQQFESQVDAFYVEPSGWDGFVRSFLLVLGTDRQGRSISLRAMFSTLVAIQIGFVTAFVSVFIGTLLGTAAGLYGGMLDHVVIWLYTTFSSIPNIVLLVLLAYMFKGSTYDNTLLPVYVAFCATYWIGVCRVIRGETIKIRDLEYVDAARVLGLSKFYTLWRHIWPNVSHLMLINFSLLFIGAIKSEVILSFLGLGVKEVPSWGIMISQSSSEVVNGFFWQIGTATAFMFFLVVAFNIVSDFLQDVFDPKHI
- a CDS encoding WXG100 family type VII secretion target, whose protein sequence is MAQAIVNPEDLRRFAQTLKKFNNELTNQASMINNQLETLSNTWRDQENRKFADEFQGHLKILARFIENNEEHIPYLLRKAERIEDYLQQR